One window of the Parasphingopyxis algicola genome contains the following:
- a CDS encoding NAD(P)/FAD-dependent oxidoreductase — protein MKSSVDIAIVGAGHGGAQAAIMLRQQKFEGSITLIGDEPEHPYERPPLSKEYFAGEKPFERIMIRPEKFWAERDITMMLGRQVTSVDAERHELTFADGDTLAYGHLIWATGGTPRVLNCPGHDLSGVHAVRTRADVDAMMAKLDTVERVAIIGGGYIGLEAAAVLTKLGKQVVLLEALDRVLARVAGEELSHFYESEHRAHGVDLRTDVAVTCIAGKDGRANGVELANGETIAADMVIVGIGVEPAIGPLLEAGAKGNNGVSVDANCRTSLPDIFAIGDCAAHANPFADGATIRLESVQNANDQATVAAKTILGHPVPYEAIPWFWSNQYDLKLQTIGLSTGHDATIVRGDPATRSFSVVYLKDGRVIALDCVNATKDYVQGRKLIIGKARPDPARLADAAVPLKELAA, from the coding sequence ATGAAGAGTTCGGTCGATATCGCCATTGTCGGGGCGGGTCATGGCGGCGCCCAGGCGGCCATCATGCTGCGCCAGCAGAAGTTCGAGGGGTCGATCACACTGATCGGAGACGAGCCCGAACACCCGTACGAGCGCCCGCCGCTGTCCAAGGAATATTTCGCCGGCGAAAAACCGTTCGAGCGGATCATGATCCGGCCGGAAAAATTCTGGGCCGAGCGCGACATCACGATGATGCTCGGCCGGCAGGTGACGAGTGTCGACGCCGAGCGGCACGAACTGACATTCGCCGACGGAGACACCCTCGCCTATGGCCATCTGATCTGGGCGACGGGCGGAACTCCGCGCGTGTTGAACTGTCCCGGGCACGACCTGTCGGGCGTCCATGCCGTGCGGACCCGGGCCGATGTCGACGCGATGATGGCAAAGCTCGACACCGTCGAGCGCGTTGCGATTATCGGCGGTGGCTATATCGGTCTGGAGGCGGCGGCCGTTCTCACGAAGCTGGGCAAGCAAGTTGTGCTGCTCGAGGCGCTGGACCGGGTGTTGGCGCGGGTGGCGGGCGAAGAGCTGTCGCACTTCTACGAAAGCGAGCATCGCGCCCATGGTGTCGATTTGCGAACGGACGTCGCCGTGACCTGCATTGCCGGCAAAGATGGCCGGGCGAACGGCGTCGAACTGGCAAACGGCGAAACCATCGCCGCGGACATGGTGATCGTCGGCATCGGCGTAGAGCCGGCGATCGGACCGCTGCTGGAAGCGGGCGCCAAGGGCAACAATGGCGTCTCGGTCGATGCGAACTGCCGGACGAGCCTGCCCGATATCTTCGCGATCGGCGACTGCGCGGCGCATGCCAATCCGTTCGCCGATGGCGCGACGATCCGGCTCGAATCGGTGCAGAACGCCAACGATCAGGCGACGGTTGCCGCCAAGACGATCCTCGGCCATCCGGTCCCCTATGAAGCGATACCGTGGTTCTGGTCCAACCAGTACGACCTGAAGCTTCAGACGATCGGCCTCTCGACCGGTCACGACGCGACGATCGTCCGTGGCGATCCGGCAACCCGCAGTTTTTCGGTGGTCTATCTGAAGGACGGCCGGGTGATCGCGCTCGACTGCGTTAACGCGACCAAGGACTATGTGCAGGGGCGGAAACTCATCATCGGCAAAGCCAGACCGGATCCGGCAAGGCTCGCCGATGCGGCGGTTCCGCTCAAGGAACTCGCGGCCTAG